The Myxococcales bacterium genome includes the window GACGCGCTGCAGTCGATGCACGAAAAAAAAACTGGCGCGCTGTTTGCGGCCGCCGCCGCGCTCGGTGGCATCTGCGCCGATGCCGCGCCTGCCACCTGCGCGCGCCTTGAGGCCTTTGGCATGGCGTTTGGCCTCGCCTTTCAATATGCCGATGATCTCGATGACGGTGAGCATACGCACCTCGCCGAGCTCGCGCGCCGCGAAATGAAGCGGCATGCCGAGCTGGCGTGGGGCCACGCCCAGGCCGTGGCGCCTGGCGGCCAGCTCGCCGCGATGGCGGCGTGGGCGCGCGCCCTGGAATGAAAAGCCGCGCGCGTTGTTGTACGCTGCGATGATGTGGTCAACCGCGCGAACCTGGCTCCGCAACGGGCTTCCCATCATTGGCTGGCTGGCAACGATGGGTGCGTGCGCGACGCCTTCGTGCGCGCGCCATGATGCGCCTCGTCCTGCGACGTCAACGGCGCCCACCGCAGCGTCGCCGGCCTTGATACCGCCCGCGCACGACGAGCCGGCAGTCCACGCCGCACCATTTTCGCTTGACGCCGCGGCGCCGTATTTCACGGGCGATTGGGCGCCAGCCTACCAAGCATATCGCCGGGGGGACTACAAATCCGCGCGCGAGATAATCCTGGCGCTCCAAGGCCGCTCGGAAAAGAAAAGTAACTTTGAGGCGCACAACCATTCGAATATCTTGCTCGGGCTTTGCGAAGCCGGGCTCGCGCGCTGGGATGCGGCGGCGGTCGCCTTTGCCGCGGCGGTAACGCAAACCCCAGCGCTGGCGGATTGGCTGCGCTATCAACAAGCGCGAGCGCTGTACTTTGCCGGCGAGCACGCGCGCGCACGGACGGTGGCGCTGACCATCGATGCGGGCTCGATCGTCGGTGCCGATGCGGCATTGCTAGCCGCCGACGTAGTGCGCGGCGAAGGCAAGCCCGCGGCGACGGTGGCGGTGTATCGCGCTTACCTAACCGATCGCCCCAGCGGCATTCGGCGCGGCGAGGCACGCTTGCGTCTGGCAGAAGCGCTGGTCAAGGAGGGCACGGCGACGGGGCGAGACGAAGCAGGCCCGCTGCTACGACAACTATGGATCGCCGAGCCGCTCTCCAAATGGGGTGGCCAAGCGTTTGAGCTGCTGAAACAAACGTCGCCCGCGTTGGCGTCGCAGCCGCTGAGCGCCAGCGAACATATGACGCGCGGCATGGCGCTTTTTGCGGCCATGCGCAATCCGCAGGCGGCCGGGGCGTTTGCGGCGGCGCTCGCCACGGGTGCGCTCAGCGGCGCCGATCGCTGCCGCGCTGGCTATCACTTGGGGCAGAGCTGGTACAAGGAGCGCAAGCGCGAGCTCGCGGTGCCGGCGTTCTTGCAAGCGATCGAGGCGTGCAAGGCAGTGGGCGACAAAGACCTTTGGATGCGCAGCGCCTATCAAACCGGGCGCTCGTACAACATCTTGGGCAAGGCGGCCGAAGCCGCGGCGATGTTCGCGCAGACCAAGGTGATTGACCCGAGCAACACGCTCACCGATGACGCGTGGCTGCGCGAGGCCGAGGCGTGGTCGCTGCTTGGCGACGAAGCCAAGATCGAAGCGACGCTGGCCGCGATTCCCAAGCAGTTTCCTGCCGGCGACATGCGCGCCGAGGCGCTGTGGCGGCTTGGCTTTCGCGCCTGGCAACAAGGTCGCATCGACGACGCCATCGCGTGGTGGCAGCAACAAATCGTCGCCATGCCGATCGATCAAAATGCGTGGGGCGAAGGCCAGGCGCAGTATTGGTTGGGACGCGCGTTTGCGGCCAAAGGCGACCGCGAACGCGCGGTGACGCAATGGCGGCTCGCCGTTAGCACCTACCCGCTGTCGTATTACGCGCTGATTTCGCTCAATCGCCTGCGCGAGCTCGATCCGGCGCTGGTGGAAGCCACCTTGGCACCACTGCGCTTTGACCTCGCCTCGCCGGCGCCGACGCCGACGTTTGCGGCACAACCTGAGTGGGAAACGCCTGGCTTTGCGCGCGCGCTAGGCTTCTTGCGTCTGGGGCTTGGTACCGAGGCAGAGGCAGAATTGCGCGCGCTGGGCCTTTTGCCGCCGCCAGACCGAAAACAAGTAGAAGACGCGGCGAAGCTTGCCAAGCTGTGGGCGATCGCATTTCTTTATGATCGCGCGGAGCGCTACAGCACCTCGCATTGGCCCAGCCGCTGGCATACGCTCGATTACAAGCGGTTTTGGCCAGATGCCACCTGGCGAGCGTATTGGCAGGTAGCCTATCCGCTGGCGTTTGGCGAGTTGCTGCGCGAACACGCCACCAGAAACAATGTTCCCTTCGCGATGCAAATCGCCATCGTCCGCGAGGAGAGTGCGTTTACCCCTGATCTCGAATCGTTTGCCAATGCGATTGGGCTAACGCAAATGATCATCCCCACTGCGACGCGCTTTGCCAAAGGCACGGGCCTCACGGTATCGCGCGAGGCGTTGCAGGATCCGACGACCAATGTCACCATTGGCTCGCGTTTTCTGGGATTCTTGTTTACCTATTGGAACCGCTTTGAGGCGCTAATCCCAGCATCCTATAATGCCGGCGAGGGGGCGGTGCGGCGCGCGCTTAAGCTGCGCGGCACGATGGC containing:
- a CDS encoding transglycosylase SLT domain-containing protein codes for the protein MMWSTARTWLRNGLPIIGWLATMGACATPSCARHDAPRPATSTAPTAASPALIPPAHDEPAVHAAPFSLDAAAPYFTGDWAPAYQAYRRGDYKSAREIILALQGRSEKKSNFEAHNHSNILLGLCEAGLARWDAAAVAFAAAVTQTPALADWLRYQQARALYFAGEHARARTVALTIDAGSIVGADAALLAADVVRGEGKPAATVAVYRAYLTDRPSGIRRGEARLRLAEALVKEGTATGRDEAGPLLRQLWIAEPLSKWGGQAFELLKQTSPALASQPLSASEHMTRGMALFAAMRNPQAAGAFAAALATGALSGADRCRAGYHLGQSWYKERKRELAVPAFLQAIEACKAVGDKDLWMRSAYQTGRSYNILGKAAEAAAMFAQTKVIDPSNTLTDDAWLREAEAWSLLGDEAKIEATLAAIPKQFPAGDMRAEALWRLGFRAWQQGRIDDAIAWWQQQIVAMPIDQNAWGEGQAQYWLGRAFAAKGDRERAVTQWRLAVSTYPLSYYALISLNRLRELDPALVEATLAPLRFDLASPAPTPTFAAQPEWETPGFARALGFLRLGLGTEAEAELRALGLLPPPDRKQVEDAAKLAKLWAIAFLYDRAERYSTSHWPSRWHTLDYKRFWPDATWRAYWQVAYPLAFGELLREHATRNNVPFAMQIAIVREESAFTPDLESFANAIGLTQMIIPTATRFAKGTGLTVSREALQDPTTNVTIGSRFLGFLFTYWNRFEALIPASYNAGEGAVRRALKLRGTMATDEFIESIVTDETRLYSKRVLATYFVYAWLYEQRVPVIANAIPRELLAK